Proteins encoded within one genomic window of Corynebacterium aurimucosum:
- a CDS encoding carbonic anhydrase, with protein MPLVDVPQDPQKVWEALQEGNHRLVTGNLIDVNQDAKLRAGLTQGQDPRVIVLACSDSRAPIEHVFNIGFGDAFVIRTAGHILDSAVMASLDYALENLKANLLVVMGHQSCGAVGAASDFLAGGDLPTGLQRPIIEQVAAASMVAKRDGREERADFERENTAQTVSQIISDVPAARQLLDAGTLGIVGLRYLLEDSSVETVVLHGVE; from the coding sequence ATGCCTTTAGTAGATGTCCCTCAAGACCCGCAGAAGGTGTGGGAAGCCCTCCAGGAAGGTAACCACCGACTGGTGACGGGTAACCTCATCGACGTAAATCAAGACGCGAAGCTGCGCGCTGGCCTGACCCAAGGCCAGGACCCGCGCGTGATCGTGCTGGCCTGTTCCGATTCCCGCGCGCCCATTGAGCACGTGTTCAACATTGGTTTCGGCGATGCCTTCGTCATCCGCACCGCCGGTCACATCCTGGACAGCGCGGTGATGGCCTCGCTGGACTACGCCCTGGAAAACCTCAAGGCCAACCTGCTCGTGGTCATGGGCCATCAGTCCTGCGGCGCGGTGGGTGCAGCCTCAGACTTCCTGGCGGGCGGCGATCTGCCGACGGGCCTGCAACGCCCGATCATCGAGCAAGTTGCCGCGGCCTCGATGGTGGCCAAGCGCGATGGCCGTGAGGAGCGGGCCGATTTCGAACGCGAGAATACCGCACAGACGGTGTCCCAGATCATTTCTGACGTGCCGGCTGCGCGCCAGCTTCTCGACGCCGGAACGCTCGGCATCGTCGGCCTGCGCTATCTCCTAGAGGATTCCAGCGTGGAGACCGTCGTCCTACACGGCGTTGAATAA
- a CDS encoding ATP-dependent Clp protease ATP-binding subunit, with translation MFERFTDRARRVIVLAQEEARMLNHNYIGTEHILLGLIHEGEGVAAKALESMGISLEDVRREVEEIIGQGSQPHTGHIPFTPRAKKVLELSLREGLQMGHKYIGTEFLLLGLIREGDGVAAQVLTKLGADLPRVRQQVIQLLSGYEGNEGEGNQSQGGAGPVGAGAGAGQGGRGGPGGSGERSNSLVLDQFGRNLTQAARDGKLDPVVGRDSEIERIMQVLSRRTKNNPVLIGEPGVGKTAVVEGLALDIVNGKVPETLKDKQLYSLDLGSLVAGSRYRGDFEERLKKVLKEINQRGDIILFIDEIHTLVGAGAAEGAIDAASLLKPKLARGELQTIGATTLDEYRKHIEKDAALERRFQPVKVEEPSLDDTILILKGLRDKYEAHHRVSYTDEALKAAASLSDRYINDRFLPDKAVDLLDEAGARMRIKRMTAPEGLREVDDRIAEVRKEKEAAIDAQDFEKAAGLRDKERKLGEERAEKEKQWRSGDLEEIAEVGEEQIAEVLAHWTGIPVLKLTEKESNRLLNMEEELHKRIIGQDDAVKAVSRAIRRTRAGLKDPRRPSGSFIFAGPSGVGKTELSKSLANFLFGSDDDLIQIDMGEFHDRFTASRLFGAPPGYVGYEEGGQLTEKVRRKPFSVVLFDEIEKAHKEIYNTLLQVLEDGRLTDGQGRVVDFKNTVLIFTSNLGTQDISKAVGLGFTGSSENDADAQYERMKNKVNDELKKHFRPEFLNRIDEIVVFHQLTQEQIVEMVELLIARVEKQLSERDMGIELTQKAKDLLAQRGFDPVLGARPLRRTIQREIEDQLSEKILFGEIGAGEIITVDVEGWDGESKDNSSATFTFTPRPRPLPEDTFDKDLEETAVREADEELATEIDAETHGPDSDGPDTVTPDVLDESGSDSAEESHNDDGDDGNPPPAGAGAGQPL, from the coding sequence ATGTTCGAGAGGTTTACTGACCGTGCTCGCCGCGTCATCGTTTTGGCGCAGGAGGAAGCACGCATGCTCAACCACAATTACATCGGCACCGAGCACATCCTCCTGGGACTTATCCACGAAGGTGAAGGTGTAGCAGCCAAGGCCTTGGAGTCCATGGGCATCTCGCTGGAGGATGTCCGCCGTGAGGTGGAAGAGATTATTGGTCAAGGTTCTCAGCCGCACACCGGCCACATCCCCTTCACCCCGCGCGCCAAGAAGGTCCTCGAGCTCTCCCTGCGTGAGGGCCTTCAGATGGGCCACAAGTACATCGGCACCGAATTCCTACTGCTTGGCCTCATCCGCGAGGGCGATGGCGTAGCAGCCCAGGTGCTGACGAAGTTGGGCGCTGACTTGCCGCGTGTTCGCCAGCAGGTTATCCAGCTGCTCTCCGGCTATGAGGGCAACGAGGGAGAGGGCAACCAGTCCCAGGGTGGTGCAGGTCCGGTGGGCGCCGGTGCCGGCGCTGGCCAGGGTGGACGTGGCGGCCCAGGCGGCTCCGGTGAGCGTTCCAACTCCCTGGTGCTGGACCAGTTCGGCCGCAACCTCACCCAGGCGGCGCGTGATGGCAAGCTGGACCCGGTAGTGGGCCGCGATTCTGAGATCGAGCGCATTATGCAGGTGCTGTCCCGCCGCACGAAGAATAACCCGGTGCTCATCGGTGAGCCCGGCGTGGGTAAGACCGCCGTGGTCGAAGGTCTGGCCCTCGATATCGTTAACGGCAAGGTCCCGGAGACCCTTAAGGATAAGCAGCTCTACTCGCTGGACCTGGGCTCCCTGGTGGCCGGTTCGCGCTACCGCGGTGACTTCGAGGAACGCCTGAAGAAGGTGCTCAAGGAGATTAACCAGCGCGGTGACATCATCCTCTTCATCGATGAGATCCACACCCTGGTCGGCGCCGGTGCCGCCGAGGGCGCTATCGATGCCGCTTCGCTGTTGAAGCCGAAGCTGGCTCGCGGCGAACTGCAAACCATCGGTGCCACCACCCTGGATGAGTACCGCAAGCACATTGAGAAGGATGCCGCTCTCGAGCGCCGCTTCCAGCCGGTCAAGGTGGAAGAGCCTTCCCTCGATGACACCATCCTCATCCTCAAGGGTCTGCGCGATAAGTACGAGGCACATCACCGTGTCTCCTACACCGATGAGGCGCTGAAGGCAGCGGCCTCCCTGTCTGACCGCTACATCAATGACCGCTTCCTGCCGGATAAGGCTGTCGACCTCCTCGATGAGGCCGGTGCCCGCATGCGTATTAAGCGTATGACCGCTCCGGAAGGTCTGCGTGAAGTCGATGACCGCATCGCCGAGGTCCGCAAGGAAAAGGAAGCGGCGATTGACGCGCAGGACTTTGAAAAGGCCGCTGGTTTGCGCGATAAGGAGCGCAAGCTCGGTGAAGAGCGTGCGGAGAAGGAGAAGCAGTGGCGCTCCGGTGACTTGGAGGAAATCGCCGAGGTTGGTGAGGAGCAGATCGCAGAGGTCCTCGCTCACTGGACCGGTATTCCGGTTCTCAAGCTTACTGAGAAGGAATCCAACCGCCTCCTCAACATGGAAGAGGAGCTGCACAAGCGCATCATTGGCCAGGACGATGCCGTCAAGGCCGTCTCCCGCGCCATCCGCCGCACCCGTGCTGGCCTGAAGGACCCGCGTCGTCCTTCTGGTTCCTTCATCTTCGCTGGCCCGTCCGGTGTGGGTAAGACGGAGCTGTCGAAGTCCTTGGCTAACTTCCTCTTCGGTTCGGATGATGACCTCATCCAGATCGATATGGGTGAGTTCCACGATCGCTTCACCGCGTCCCGCCTCTTCGGTGCCCCTCCGGGTTACGTTGGTTACGAAGAGGGCGGCCAGCTGACCGAGAAGGTTCGCCGTAAGCCTTTCTCCGTGGTGCTCTTCGATGAGATCGAGAAGGCCCACAAGGAGATCTACAACACCCTTCTGCAGGTGTTGGAGGATGGCCGCCTGACCGATGGTCAGGGCCGCGTGGTGGACTTCAAGAACACGGTGCTCATTTTCACCTCCAACCTGGGTACCCAGGACATCTCGAAGGCCGTGGGACTGGGCTTTACCGGCTCTTCGGAGAATGACGCCGATGCGCAGTACGAGCGCATGAAGAACAAGGTCAACGACGAGCTGAAGAAGCACTTCCGCCCTGAGTTCCTGAACCGTATTGATGAGATTGTGGTCTTCCACCAGCTCACGCAGGAGCAGATCGTCGAGATGGTGGAGCTGCTCATCGCCCGCGTGGAGAAGCAGCTTTCCGAGCGTGACATGGGCATTGAGCTCACCCAGAAGGCCAAGGATCTGCTGGCTCAGCGCGGCTTCGACCCGGTCTTGGGTGCTCGTCCGCTGCGCCGCACCATCCAGCGCGAGATTGAGGATCAGCTCTCCGAGAAGATCCTCTTCGGCGAAATCGGTGCGGGCGAAATCATCACCGTGGACGTTGAAGGCTGGGACGGCGAGTCCAAGGACAACTCTTCTGCCACCTTCACCTTCACCCCGCGTCCGCGCCCACTGCCGGAGGACACCTTCGACAAGGATCTCGAGGAGACCGCCGTGCGTGAGGCCGATGAGGAACTGGCCACCGAAATCGACGCCGAAACTCACGGCCCAGACTCCGATGGCCCCGACACTGTCACCCCGGACGTCCTCGACGAGTCAGGTAGCGACTCCGCTGAGGAATCCCACAACGATGATGGTGATGACGGCAACCCGCCGCCGGCAGGTGCCGGTGCTGGCCAGCCGCTCTAA
- a CDS encoding DUF4236 domain-containing protein, with protein MGIYFRKRKKTGKNSWINVSGSGASMSTKVGPVTFNSRGGMWVNLPGGLNFRGRWR; from the coding sequence ATGGGAATCTATTTTCGCAAGCGCAAGAAGACCGGAAAGAATAGCTGGATTAACGTTTCCGGTTCCGGTGCGTCGATGTCGACGAAGGTCGGCCCCGTGACCTTTAACTCCCGCGGCGGCATGTGGGTCAACCTGCCCGGCGGACTGAATTTCCGGGGACGCTGGCGCTAA
- the radA gene encoding DNA repair protein RadA: MAKKVRPVHTCSECGFVSPKWLGRCPECGSWGTLQETAAAQSSTAAQAAMSGRRPTGLTPTSPAVPITKVGASATKAINTGIGELDRVLGRGIVPGSVVLMAGEPGVGKSTLLLEVASRWAQLGRTALYATAEESAGQVRARAERTGALHETLYLAAESNLDVVFGHVEQLKPSLLIVDSVQTMHAAGVEGVAGGVAQSRAVTAALTTLAKTTGIPILLVGHVTKDGNVAGPRVLEHLVDVVLNFEGDRQSSLRLLRGLKNRFGATDEMGCFEQTASGIREVADPSGLFLSHRGSTPDGSAVTVAMDGVRPILAEVQALTVDPVAKNPRRVVTGLDSNRVPMVLAVLQARAGERTNDKDAYVATVGGMKIQEPATDLAVALATWSSLHEQPLPAKTVVIGEVGLAGEVRRVPNLDRRLAEAARLGYRHALVPPGKVEVSGSMQVRQAATLSEAIAALKAD, translated from the coding sequence ATGGCAAAAAAGGTTCGTCCCGTCCACACCTGCTCTGAGTGTGGCTTCGTCTCCCCCAAGTGGCTTGGCCGCTGCCCTGAGTGCGGCTCGTGGGGGACGCTGCAGGAAACCGCGGCAGCCCAAAGCAGTACCGCCGCCCAAGCCGCCATGTCTGGGCGGCGCCCCACCGGTTTGACTCCGACGAGCCCAGCGGTGCCGATAACGAAGGTCGGTGCGTCAGCGACGAAGGCCATCAATACCGGAATTGGGGAGCTTGACCGAGTCTTGGGCCGCGGCATCGTCCCCGGGTCGGTGGTGCTCATGGCGGGTGAACCGGGAGTCGGCAAATCCACTCTCCTGCTCGAGGTTGCTTCCCGCTGGGCGCAGCTAGGGCGCACTGCGCTGTATGCCACCGCGGAGGAATCCGCCGGTCAGGTCCGCGCCCGCGCTGAGCGCACCGGGGCTTTGCACGAAACGCTCTACCTTGCGGCTGAGTCGAATCTCGACGTCGTCTTTGGGCACGTGGAACAGCTCAAACCCAGCCTGCTCATCGTGGACTCCGTCCAAACCATGCACGCCGCCGGAGTCGAAGGCGTGGCTGGCGGCGTGGCCCAGTCGCGCGCGGTGACCGCTGCCCTGACCACGCTGGCCAAAACCACCGGCATCCCCATCCTCCTCGTCGGGCACGTAACCAAAGACGGCAACGTTGCCGGACCGCGCGTGCTTGAGCACCTCGTGGACGTCGTCCTGAATTTTGAAGGTGACCGTCAATCCTCTCTGCGCCTTCTCCGGGGCCTGAAGAACCGTTTCGGCGCCACCGATGAGATGGGGTGCTTCGAGCAGACAGCGTCCGGAATCCGGGAGGTCGCGGATCCTTCTGGCCTCTTCCTCTCCCACCGCGGCAGCACCCCGGATGGCTCGGCGGTGACCGTCGCTATGGATGGTGTGCGCCCCATTCTGGCTGAGGTCCAGGCACTCACCGTGGATCCTGTGGCGAAGAACCCGCGGCGCGTGGTGACGGGGCTCGACTCAAACCGTGTCCCCATGGTGCTCGCAGTGCTCCAGGCCCGCGCGGGCGAACGCACCAACGACAAGGATGCCTATGTGGCCACGGTGGGAGGAATGAAAATTCAGGAGCCGGCAACGGACCTTGCCGTAGCCCTTGCCACGTGGTCCTCCTTGCACGAGCAACCGCTACCGGCGAAGACCGTTGTCATCGGGGAGGTTGGCCTCGCCGGAGAGGTGCGCCGCGTGCCCAACCTAGACCGTCGCTTGGCGGAAGCCGCCCGCTTGGGTTACCGCCATGCCCTAGTCCCGCCCGGAAAGGTGGAGGTCAGCGGCAGCATGCAGGTGCGTCAAGCAGCAACGCTAAGCGAAGCAATTGCTGCTCTTAAAGCAGATTAA
- a CDS encoding cation diffusion facilitator family transporter, which yields MAHEHHDHDHSGTPLRALLIALSITGTVFFAELIGGWLAGSMALMADAMHMLSDAAGLIIAVIAVLIGRRQASAQATYGYRRVEVLAALANAVMVLAISVWIVVEAVRRLQNPAEVQGEAMLIIAGIGLVANALSAWVLHRHRESSINVEGAFLHVLVDLLGSVAVIVAGIVVLTTGFVAADVIASLVIAAMVLPRAWQLMRLSASVLLEQVPAGFDASVIEPALRQVEGVADIHDLHLWSLDGVNVLTTVHIVRDGTVDTGPLLDAAQQALREHGIEHSTIQIEHPEHESHETVC from the coding sequence ATGGCACACGAGCACCACGACCACGATCACTCCGGCACACCGCTACGCGCACTCCTCATAGCGCTGAGCATTACCGGCACCGTCTTCTTCGCGGAGCTGATCGGCGGCTGGTTGGCGGGCTCAATGGCGCTGATGGCCGATGCGATGCACATGCTTTCCGACGCCGCCGGGCTCATCATTGCGGTGATTGCGGTGTTGATTGGGCGTCGACAAGCATCAGCCCAGGCCACATACGGCTACCGGCGAGTGGAGGTGCTTGCGGCGCTGGCAAATGCGGTGATGGTGCTGGCGATCTCGGTGTGGATTGTCGTCGAAGCGGTGCGCCGCCTACAGAACCCGGCCGAGGTGCAGGGCGAGGCAATGCTGATCATCGCGGGCATCGGTCTCGTGGCGAATGCACTGTCGGCGTGGGTGCTCCACCGGCACCGCGAATCCTCAATTAACGTGGAGGGCGCGTTCTTGCACGTGCTGGTGGATTTGCTCGGCTCGGTCGCCGTGATTGTGGCGGGCATCGTGGTGCTGACCACGGGGTTTGTGGCGGCGGACGTGATCGCCTCCCTCGTGATCGCGGCGATGGTGCTGCCGCGCGCCTGGCAGCTCATGCGGTTGTCGGCGAGCGTGCTGCTCGAGCAGGTTCCGGCGGGCTTCGACGCCAGCGTGATCGAGCCCGCGCTGCGGCAGGTCGAGGGCGTTGCCGATATCCATGACCTGCACCTGTGGAGCCTGGATGGTGTAAACGTGCTCACGACCGTGCACATCGTGCGCGACGGCACCGTCGACACCGGCCCACTGTTGGATGCCGCCCAGCAGGCTCTGCGTGAACACGGCATCGAGCACTCCACCATCCAGATCGAACACCCGGAGCACGAATCCCACGAGACCGTGTGCTGA
- a CDS encoding DUF1266 domain-containing protein, with amino-acid sequence MSSTFTPAKFDDTWIYRLTKFPWPEPAPSKDEVRRHSWGMIYKSNKAFATPLGVEDINARTAKYYKASLEQNWGVTGAQEAHQAIDVLLEGSQHVENDFILPLAYAVKDVPERELDAEVEEKVEFLKDFFVAQGADPRRGEHKFRYLVRMLRSEGFAKAAAPALPATTRAWDIIRIHNVGGPATELGWISPEEFLQISDKAVAALQRYFVSWADVAASFWWGRMIWASDGEPDVAAAMKDQSQRLTELLAHSDSPWVRVPLHDIEAEEPFSSLDGLH; translated from the coding sequence ATGAGCTCAACGTTCACGCCAGCAAAGTTTGATGATACTTGGATCTACCGCCTTACAAAGTTCCCGTGGCCGGAACCGGCGCCGAGCAAAGATGAAGTGCGCCGCCACTCTTGGGGAATGATATACAAGAGCAATAAGGCGTTTGCGACTCCGCTAGGGGTTGAGGACATCAATGCAAGGACGGCCAAGTACTACAAAGCATCTCTCGAGCAAAACTGGGGGGTCACTGGTGCACAGGAAGCGCACCAGGCTATTGACGTGTTGCTCGAAGGCAGTCAGCACGTGGAAAATGACTTTATTTTACCGCTCGCATACGCCGTGAAGGACGTCCCCGAGCGCGAGCTAGATGCGGAAGTGGAGGAAAAGGTCGAGTTCCTTAAAGACTTCTTTGTTGCCCAAGGCGCGGATCCGCGTCGTGGAGAACATAAGTTCCGCTACCTCGTAAGGATGTTGCGTTCGGAGGGCTTTGCCAAAGCAGCAGCTCCGGCATTGCCCGCCACGACTCGCGCATGGGACATAATCCGAATTCACAACGTTGGTGGTCCGGCAACGGAGCTGGGTTGGATCTCTCCAGAAGAGTTCCTTCAGATTTCAGATAAGGCCGTGGCGGCCCTGCAGCGCTACTTCGTGTCGTGGGCTGACGTAGCCGCAAGCTTCTGGTGGGGTCGAATGATCTGGGCAAGTGACGGTGAGCCCGACGTCGCCGCTGCGATGAAGGATCAATCGCAACGGCTCACCGAGTTGCTCGCACACAGTGATTCGCCTTGGGTACGCGTGCCCCTGCATGACATCGAGGCAGAGGAGCCATTTTCATCCCTGGACGGTCTGCACTAG
- a CDS encoding A/G-specific adenine glycosylase, with product MDTQAVVEWFDAHERPLPWREPGTSAWGVLLSEVMSQQTPVARVAPQWKEWMRRWPTPQDLAAASKADVLRAWGKLGYPRRALRLWECAKKIGEGEVPGDVDKLLALPGIGEYTARAVACFHFGHNVPVVDTNVRRVYARAEEGRFFAPTPAKRELAQVEALLPEENGPRFSAALMELGALVCTAKNPDCAACPIKASCAWQLAGCPEPSAEETARARKRVQKFTGTDRQVRGLLLDVLRGSPHPVAQADLDAVWPDAAQRSRAQASLLEDGLMDVNDEGLFHLPH from the coding sequence ATGGATACCCAAGCTGTCGTGGAATGGTTCGATGCCCATGAGCGCCCCCTACCGTGGCGCGAGCCAGGGACCTCGGCGTGGGGTGTGCTCTTAAGCGAGGTCATGAGCCAGCAAACACCCGTCGCGCGCGTCGCCCCGCAGTGGAAGGAGTGGATGCGCCGCTGGCCTACCCCACAGGACCTTGCGGCGGCCTCCAAGGCGGATGTCCTGCGCGCGTGGGGCAAGCTGGGCTACCCGCGCCGCGCACTGCGCTTATGGGAGTGCGCGAAGAAGATTGGTGAGGGGGAGGTCCCGGGGGACGTCGACAAGCTTTTGGCGTTACCGGGGATTGGTGAGTACACCGCCCGTGCTGTGGCCTGTTTCCATTTTGGCCACAACGTTCCGGTGGTGGATACCAACGTCCGCCGCGTGTATGCCCGCGCCGAGGAGGGGCGCTTCTTCGCCCCGACGCCCGCGAAACGCGAATTAGCACAGGTAGAAGCTTTGCTTCCGGAAGAGAACGGCCCGCGTTTTTCGGCCGCACTCATGGAACTCGGTGCCTTGGTGTGCACGGCCAAGAACCCGGACTGTGCCGCCTGCCCCATTAAGGCCTCGTGCGCCTGGCAGCTCGCGGGCTGCCCAGAACCTAGTGCGGAGGAGACCGCGCGGGCTAGGAAACGCGTGCAAAAGTTCACCGGCACGGACCGGCAGGTGCGGGGGCTGCTTCTCGACGTCCTCCGAGGCTCGCCCCACCCAGTTGCCCAAGCCGACCTGGATGCGGTATGGCCAGACGCGGCACAGCGCTCGCGCGCACAAGCCTCACTGCTCGAGGACGGGTTGATGGATGTCAACGACGAGGGTTTGTTCCATCTGCCGCACTAG
- a CDS encoding threonine/serine ThrE exporter family protein, protein MTSHPNSDYVRMGYEADVVLRLGMMLMGAGTSGYRVLRGMKRAARALGFDRLDANVGVTQITCTFHRGREFRTVVAQQHSPAVDASRIEALEDLTHHKLYAGITAEDLTEMLDSIESTVVKRWNRWLLAAAASIACASFAVLNFFTPLAILLVALAAFCGQLTRAVLHGKHVHQLGCIVAAGTVASLVYFFTTEAVAAAGVADPSEFSSGYVAAVLFLIPGFPLFSALIDLARFDFEAGLSRLTYALTVITAATFTVALISWTTELTPEPGIPDYAPVWYLAAAAASFLGISGFAFLFNSSRRMVLVAAAVGTVANLVRLLLIAVGATVYVGAFAGGLIVGLLGAVASTRAHLPRITTTVPASVIMIPGTSMFRTVYHLNVGNMDQALSNFATASMAVAAIGCGLILARLLTDRDWTFGHLIDFSHVPSAADGTNPRR, encoded by the coding sequence ATGACTTCTCACCCCAACAGCGACTATGTCCGCATGGGGTACGAGGCGGACGTCGTCCTGCGCCTAGGCATGATGCTCATGGGCGCGGGAACGTCCGGCTACCGCGTGCTGCGCGGCATGAAACGTGCCGCCCGCGCGCTCGGCTTTGATCGGCTCGACGCCAACGTTGGCGTCACCCAGATAACGTGCACGTTTCACCGCGGCCGCGAGTTTCGCACCGTGGTGGCCCAGCAGCATTCGCCGGCAGTTGACGCCTCCCGCATTGAGGCGCTGGAGGACCTTACCCACCACAAGCTGTACGCGGGCATTACGGCCGAAGATCTTACAGAGATGCTTGATTCCATCGAGTCGACGGTGGTCAAGCGGTGGAACCGCTGGCTCCTAGCCGCGGCGGCGTCCATTGCGTGCGCCTCTTTTGCGGTCCTGAACTTCTTCACACCGCTTGCGATTCTGCTGGTGGCCCTCGCCGCTTTTTGTGGTCAGCTCACCCGCGCGGTCCTACACGGCAAGCACGTTCATCAGCTGGGCTGCATCGTGGCGGCCGGAACGGTGGCTAGCCTCGTGTACTTCTTCACCACCGAGGCCGTAGCCGCCGCCGGGGTGGCGGACCCGTCAGAGTTTTCCTCGGGCTATGTGGCCGCCGTACTTTTCCTCATTCCCGGCTTCCCGTTGTTCTCCGCGCTCATTGACCTCGCGCGCTTCGACTTCGAGGCTGGGCTATCCCGACTAACCTACGCACTGACAGTGATCACCGCCGCCACCTTTACCGTGGCGTTGATCAGCTGGACCACGGAGCTGACCCCGGAACCGGGAATCCCGGACTATGCGCCCGTGTGGTACCTCGCCGCCGCGGCGGCCAGCTTCCTGGGCATTTCCGGATTCGCGTTCCTTTTTAACTCCTCGCGCCGGATGGTGCTCGTGGCGGCCGCGGTGGGAACGGTGGCCAACCTCGTACGCCTGCTCCTCATCGCGGTCGGGGCCACGGTCTACGTCGGCGCTTTCGCCGGCGGTCTCATCGTCGGGCTCTTGGGCGCGGTGGCCTCCACACGCGCACACCTGCCGCGCATCACCACGACGGTGCCGGCGTCCGTCATCATGATCCCGGGCACCTCCATGTTCCGCACCGTCTATCACCTCAACGTGGGCAACATGGACCAAGCGTTGAGCAACTTCGCCACCGCCTCGATGGCCGTGGCGGCCATCGGTTGCGGGCTTATCCTCGCCCGCTTGTTGACCGACCGCGATTGGACCTTCGGCCACCTCATCGACTTCTCACACGTGCCTAGTGCGGCAGATGGAACAAACCCTCGTCGTTGA